The Amycolatopsis sp. QT-25 genomic sequence GACAACGCACCGATGAGCCTGGCGGAGTTCCAGGACAGTGTCCGCCGCGTCCTCGGTGTAGAGATACCTGTCAAGGAGGTGATCCGGCTTTCGCTTTGTCAGTTGCACGCCCGGCAGGCCGATCGATACCGCAGCGGACGAATTCTGCTGGCGGCGACGCGGCACACCTCCTTCCCGCCACGGGCGTGGGCTTGAACACCGGCATGCTCGATGCGGTCGACCTTGCCTGGAAGCTGGGCGGCGGACATCGACGGCTGGGCGCCGACGGGACTGCTGGACACCTATCACGACGAACTTCGGATGGCCGGTATGAGGACCATGCTCCACACGCGGGCCCAGGTGGCTCTACGACGCGGTCAGGACTCCGCCGCCGACGCGCTGCGGACGATTTTCCTGGAGCTGTTCCCTGATGAGCAACCGCTACGCCGTATCGGAGGTATGCTCGCCGGTACAGACGTCCGTTCCCCGCTGCACGCCTATGACTCTCACGTCCTGACCGGAACTTTCGTTCCCGATCTCGTGCTTCATACCGGAAATGACACTACGACGAACATCGCGGCTCTGATGCGGGGCGCGACCGATCTTGCTCGATCTGGCCGATCGAGCGGATCTACGCGACACTGCTCGCCAATGGGAAACTCGCGTCGTCATTCAGGTCGCGAAGACCAGTGACCGGCCGGCCGATGCCCTTCCGATCCTGCCGGATGCCCACGTTGCGTGGACCGCAGGCATCGACGAATCGACGGACACAGCCGTGCTCGCGCTGCGGCAAGCCCTTACCGCATGGTTCGGCACACCTTCGGATACGCGGCCGGAAACCGCTCCCGGTGGAGTGCCGCGGACTCAGGAAGCGGAGACGGCACGAGAGTGAACTAGGTCGAGGCCGGCAGTGCTGAAGGCTGCGCGTCGAGTTCATTGAGAGATAAGGAAACCTCGGCGTAGCGAAGTCGGAGGCAGGCGCGGATCGCTGAAGGGTCTGGCGTGGCTTCGACAGTCCACAAGGAACATCACGACCCCTGTGTGCGCTATGCCCGCTGCTGTGGTTCTCTCTTGTGGGTACATGAAGGCCCCCCTTCCTTGCGTCTAGCGCAAGGAAGGGGGGCCTTCATGTACCCGCGCCCGCCCCAGGCGCACTGGCGCAACCGACGAAACCCGACTTCGCCTCTGCCGAAGTGCGTAAAGGCATCTTTCCGTGCATCAGTGCAGGAGGGAGGCTTCACGGACCTGCGATCAGTCGAAGCCGGAATGCGGTAGGTATTTAAGAAACTCTTGGTGCTGACTGTCGTCATTCAAGACCCGGCGCGAGGCTGCACAAAGTGCAAATCGGGCACTTAAGGGGAGGCGGGATGTCCCTCGTGGACGGTCGAGGCCGAGATCGGCCTGTGTTCGGCTCGCGTCCCGCATACCCTTTTCATGGAGTCAACGCGGGCAACCGGTGCGGCAGGACTCGCAACATGACACGTTTGTCCTACCCTCAATAGTTCGGCGTAGCGGTAGCATCAAGGCGCGATGTTGTTGAAGGGTGGCGAGGTCCAGAAGCCGGTAGGATCCGCAAGGCTCGCCGCCGTCGGACGTTCGCAGCGGTGACGGAGCGGCTGCATCGAAGCGGACGCTCGAACCTGTGGCCGAGGTGCGCAAGAGAAGGAGTGGACACCATTTGCGAATAGTCATCATCGGCGGCAGCGGACACGTCGGCACCTTCCTCGTCCCGCGGCTGATACGCGCCGGCCACGATGTGGTCAACATCAGCCGCGGGACACGAGCTGCCTATGCCGAGGCTTCGGAGTGGCAGCAGGTACGTCGAGTCACCGCCGACCGGCATCGCGAGGACGAGCAGGGAACCTTCGGCGAACGAGTGGCCGGGCTGGCGCCGGATGTCGTGATCGATATGGTGTGCTTCACCCTGGAGTCGGCGAGCGCGCTGGTCGCGGCTCTGCGCGGAAGAACCGGTCATCTGCTGCATTGCGGTTCGATGTGGCGCTACGGGCCCAGTCACAAACTGCCGATCTCGGAGGCCACCGGCTCGGCACCGATCGGTGAGTACGGCATCCAAAAGGACAAGATCGCGCGGATGCTGAAAGCGGAGACTGCCGCCGGAGGGCTGGAAACGACCTCTCTGCATCCCGGGCACCTCGTGGGTCCGGGCTGGCATCCGGTGAACCCGGTGGGCAACTTCGATCCGGTCACCTGGTTCACGCTCTCCTCTGGCGCACCTCTGCAAGTTCCGGGAAGTGGCGCCGAACTGATGCATCACGTGCATGCCGACGACGTCGCACACGCCTTCGAGCAGGCGATCGAACACCGCACCGCCGCGGCGGGAGAGGATTTCAACGTCGTCGCGCCCACCGCCTTGACCGTCCGCGGCTATGCGGCGGCGGCGGCCGGTTGGTTCGGTCAGACCATCGCGCTTGAGCCCGTCACCTGGGAGCAGTTCCGGCGGGCCACACCCCCCGACCAAGCC encodes the following:
- a CDS encoding NAD-dependent epimerase/dehydratase family protein, yielding MAEVRKRRSGHHLRIVIIGGSGHVGTFLVPRLIRAGHDVVNISRGTRAAYAEASEWQQVRRVTADRHREDEQGTFGERVAGLAPDVVIDMVCFTLESASALVAALRGRTGHLLHCGSMWRYGPSHKLPISEATGSAPIGEYGIQKDKIARMLKAETAAGGLETTSLHPGHLVGPGWHPVNPVGNFDPVTWFTLSSGAPLQVPGSGAELMHHVHADDVAHAFEQAIEHRTAAAGEDFNVVAPTALTVRGYAAAAAGWFGQTIALEPVTWEQFRRATPPDQAQHSWNHLHRSQCLTIEKARTLLGYAPRYEPEEAVLEAVRRLVEHDELKVAAPLVV